The following DNA comes from Proteiniborus ethanoligenes.
CATTAGTTAAACCAAAGGTAGAGATACAGCCTATAATGGAAAATAAATTTACAAAACCATCTCTATCAAGCTGGATGCCAATACTAACAGATGAAATTTTTAGGAGCGACAATTATACTAATGGATGGATTAATTCAGCAGAGCTTTTCTTAAATAAGATATATACAAGAATATTAAATTCAGAAGGCCTAGAAGTATCATATGAAACATACAGGGGAGAACTAGAATTTATAACTAATTGGAAGGAAAACGGAGAAGAAGTAGAGCTTTATAAGGATCTTATATTTTCTGATTATGATGAAGAATTAATAACGAAATCCGTAGACGAAATGCTAACCATGAGTAGAGATAAAGCCATAGCTAAGCCTACACCAGTTCTCAAGGATGTGGAGGTAATATTGTCAGGAGAACCTGTAAAAGAGTTTTTCAGCTATTATTATGACCAGGCAGGTGCTCATTCAGTATATGAACAATTTTCTATTGCTAAGCTAGATAAAAGCATACAAGGGGACAATATAAAAGGAGATAAGGTTAATATGTATCTTGACCCTTACTTAGAAAACTCAACGCTATCAGCTCCATATGATTCAGATGGACTTAGATTAAAAAAGGTTTCCTTATATGGAGATGGTATATTAAAAAGATATTGGGGCAATACGAGATATTCACATTATTTAGGTATAGAGCCTACAGGAAGCATAAGAAATATTATAGTAGATGGAGGAAGTAAAGAGATAGAAAAGCTTAAGATAGGTAAGTACCTAGAAATCAAAGTGTTTTCAGATTTCCAAATGGATACATTAACAGGTGATTTTGCAGGAGAAATAAGATTAGGCTGGTATAGTGACGGTGAAAAGGTAATACCAGTAACAGGAGGTTCTATCTCAGGCAATATAAATGAAGTCCATAAGGAAATGTATCTATCTAAAGAGCTGCAAAAAACAAATAACTTTAAAGGACCTGAGTCAATCAAGCTATTAAATGTGAGCATAGCAGGAGTAGAGTAATAAATAAACGTTCTTATATTGACTTTAGAATCAGTATAAGGACGTTTCTAAATTTTGTGCTTTAAGCATAGTGAGAGGAATGAGAGTAAAGATGAAATCTGAAATCAAATCTTATTTAAAGCTATTGTCCAAATATTTACATGGTCAAAAGATGAAGGTTTTATTACTGTCTCTTGTCCTTATATGTGGAATCATTTTACAGCTAATCAATCCACAGATCGTAAGGAGCTTTATAGACACCGCCCTAAATAATGATAATTATTCACTACTAACTAAAATGGCGATTTTATATGTTTCTCTAGCTATTATTCAACAGCTTTTATCCCTAGTAACAACCTACCTGGCGCAAAAAGTCGGATGGAGTGCAACTAATTCTTTAAGAGAGGATTTAGTAGAGCATTGCTTACATCTGGATATGGATTTTTATAAGGGGAAAAGACCAGGAGAGTTAATAGAAATAATTGATGGAGACGTAAATATATTATTCAATTTCTTCTCTAGAATGGGAATTGTACTAGTAAGCAATAGCATACTCCTTATAGGAGTACTCCTTATGTATTTCAGAGAAGATTTTAGGATAGGAATTGCACAGGTGATTTTTTCTGCCATTGCTTTTTGGGCCTTGATGAAATTTAAAAATATTGGGACAAAATATTGGAAGGAAAACAGAAGGATAACCACAAAGATTTTTGGATTTGTTGGGGAAAGCATTAGTAATACAGAAGATGTAAAGGGAAATGGAGCTAAGGACTATGTTATGCATAGACTTCATAAGCTTCAAAAGGAATGGCTTCCAAGTAGAAAAAAATCTAGTGTTGCAGGCTGGAGTATGTTTATGGTAATGCTTGCACTTCAAGCCATTGGCTTTGCAATTTCTTTTATCATTGGTACATATTTATGGAAAAGGAATGTTGTTTCTATCGGAACAATATATCTATTTTTCAATTACGCTAATTACCTTGTAAGACCTATTGATGCTATACAAAGACAGCTACAGGATATGCAAAGTGCTGGTGCAAGTATTTCACGAATAGAAGAGCTATTGCTTAGGGAAAGTATAGTGAGAGATAGTAAAAGTAATTTAATTATTGATAAAAATCCTCATCTAACAGTAGACAATATAACCTTTGGCTATGAGAAAGATGAAGAAATACTAAAGAATATATCCTTTAAAATAGAAGATAGCAAGAATATAGGACTTCTCGGAAGAACAGGAAGCGGTAAAACTACTTTAGCAAGACTGCTCATAAGATTTTATGATGTAAACTCTGGTGAAATAAGACTCGGTAATCATAATATAAAGGATATATCATTACAGGAGCTAAGAAGTAAAGTTGCATATGTTACTCAAGAAGTACAATTATTTAACGGAACCATAAGGGACAACCTTACTTTTTATAACGAAGCTATAAGTGATGACCTTATATATGAAGCTATCAGAGAAATAGGCCTGCAAGAATGGTTTGATAAGTTCCCAAAAGGCTTAGACACTGTCCTTGGGACAAATGGAGTTGGACTTTCGGCGGGAGAAGCACAGCTTTTAGCTTTTATAAGAGTACTATTGAAAAATCCATATATGATTATTTTAGACGAGGTTTCTTCAAGATTAGACCCAGAAACAGAAAGACAACTACAAAACACAATAATAAAATTGCTTCAAGGAAGAATTGGAATAATTATTGCACATAGAACATGGACTATAAATTTTGTTGATGAAATAATGATTTTGGAAAATGGAAAAATTTTAGAATATGGAAAAAGAGAAGAGCTTGAAAGTGATATAGACTCGCAATTTTATAATTTATTGAAAACTGGACTTCAAGAGGAGGCAGTAGTATGAAAAATTTCAAAATGATTTTAAAAATATTGAAAAATAAACCTATTGCTTTTTTAAATAGCTATATCACTTATCAATTAGCAACTATGTTTCCTTTAGTAACAGGTCTATTAATGAGAGAAATTTTTAGCAACTATGAAAAGGGGAAGACAGACACAACAGTCTGGTGGTTTATAGGATTTTTTATTGCTGTTCTTTTAGCTAGAATTGTTTCTGTTTACTTTTACTCAATAACAAATGCAACATCAAGGTTTGTGTCAAGCTCCTTAGTTAGAGTTAATCTTTTAAACAAGATAATGGAAAAACCAGGCGCAAAGGCTCTAAACAAATCTAATGGAGATACACTGAATAGCTTTCGAGAAGATATAGGACAAATTGAAGATTTTATCACAGTATGCTTCAATGAATTCCTTAGTGTATTCATATTTTCAGCCTTGTCCTTATTCGTGCTAATAAAAATAAACTACAAAATAACCTTGCTGGTATTCTCTCCCTTAATATCAGTAATAATAATTGTAAGAATGACAGGAAATAGAATAACAAAATACAGAAAAGATAACAGAAAAGCAACGGGAGTAGTATCCTCAGCTTTAGGAGAGATGTTTACAAATATCCAAGCTATAAAGGTATATGGCTCTGAAGAAAGCATGAAGGAAAACTTTAAAAAGCTGAATACAGCGAGAGAAAAGTTTGCCATAAGAGACAATATGTTTACACAGCTTTTAATGTCGATTTATGAAAATATTCTTAGTATAGGAACTGGAATGATATTAATAGTTGTATCCTTTTCAATTAAAGAAGAAAAATTTAATTTAGGTGATTTCACTATATTTATATACTATATGAACTTTATATCCTCCTTCATTCAGTATTTTGGCAATGTTATGACAAAATACAAGCATACTGCTGTAGCCATCAAAAGTATTTCAGATATAAGTGAAGGAATAAATAGAGAAAATCTTGTGGAAAATACTCCTTTATATATTAAGGAAGAGATACCGGAAATTCAAGAAAATAATCTTGAAGATGGGGATAAGCTAACAGCTTTATCCACCGAAAATTTGACTTATCTTTACCCAGAGACAGGTGGAGGAATAGAAAATATAAGCTTAAATGTAGAAAAAAACACATTTACAGTTGTAACAGGTAGAGTAGGGTCAGGTAAAACAACACTCCTAAGAACTTTATTAGGATTACTAAAGCCTCAAGATGGGAAGGTGTATTGGAATAATAACCTGGTAAATAAACCAGATGAATTTTTTATTCCGCCAAGGATAGCTTATTCTCCACAAATACCTCATTTTTTTAGTACAACCGTGGAGGAAAATATACTGCTAGGGAAGGATAAAAACAAGTCAGATATAAACAATGCAATATATTTAGCTGTTATGGAAAAAGATATAGAAAATATCCAAAATGGTATACATACTGTCATTGGCACCAATGGAGTAAAGCTTTCAGGAGGTCAGCAGCAAAGGCTTTCGGCAGCAAGAATGTTTGTAAGAGATGCAGAGTTATTTGTGTTTGATGATATTTCTAGTGCACTAGATGTTGAAACAGAAGAAGCTTTATGGACAAGACTTTTTGAAAAAGAGAATGCCACCTGTATAGCAGTTTCAAATAGAAGAGGGGCATTAAAAAGAGCTGACAACATAATTTTACTCAAGGATGGAAAAGTTATGGCACAAGGAAAGCTTGATGAGTTGCTTGGAAACAATGAAGAGATGAAGCTAATATGGGGAGAGAGCATATAAGATATTCTAATGTAGGGAATGATGAGGATATAATTTTAAGTAGAGAAATTATCCATATATTAAAATAATAAATTAAGATTCTTTGATAAAATGAATATAGAAAAAATCAATTATGCTTAGCTAATGAGAGGAGCAGAATAGATACAATTAAAGATTATTTATTATAAAGGAGGTTATTATCAGTGGTAGAAATTATCAAGATTTATAAAGAAAAATTTCCGTCTCTAAGGTTAATCGGAAAGCGATATACTGATAAGGACAGGGACTCATTTGGCAGTTTTAGTAACAAGTGGAATGAATGGTTTGAAAAAGGTTATTTTAAAACCTTAGAAGAATTAGGGAGTTTGCCAGAAAATGAAGGTGCTTATCTTGGTTGTATGAGATGTACAGACGAGTTTGAATATTGGATAGGCATGTTTTTTCCAGAACAGACACCAGTTCCAGAAGATTATATGTATGTTGACATTCCCTCAGGTTATGTAGGCATTTGTTGGATTTATGGTCGTGAGGATAATGGAGAAATCTATGGGCAGGAGCCACACGATATATGTATGTCTAAAATTAAAGATGAAGGATGGAAGGTTGAAAATAATGCTTGGGTTTTTGAGCGTTATAATTGTCCACGCTTTACAACACCAGATGAAAATGGGAAAATAATTTTAGATTATTGTATCTATTTAAGAGATGAGTAACAATAATATATTTATATTTGCAGAACAAAGGAGGAAATCAAATGGAAAGATGGGAGTATTCAACAATTAAAATAAAACTTAAGGGTTTCAGCGGAGGAATACTGGAAACAGAAGATTTCGATTACGAGCTAAATAAGCTTGGAGAGCAAGGATGGGAGTTAGTTTCCTGCTTTTCAACAAATGGAGCAAATGGATATGGTAGAGAAGCAATAGCAGTATTTAAGAGAAAAAAATAATATTTTTACTAAAACATGTACTCTGAAATAAAAAATAAAAGTCTATAGCACCTGAATATGACATATTGTTGCCCAAGATTTTAAGGTAGGTTGCAGAGATTAATTGATTGAGAGGAGATGACATAATGTTATATATATTTATGGGACAAAGCTGCACAGGAAAGTCAACTGTAGCTAATAAATTAAAAGAACTTATAGATGTTGAAGTCTTTGCGGGCAAGGATTATTTAAGGCTAGCAAAGAATGAAAATGAAGCTTGGAGATTATTTTACGATAAGTTATCAAATGCAGCTCTTAATAAAGATTCATCTAAAGAAATTGTTATATATTTAATAACAGAGAAAAAGCAGTTTAACAAAATAAGTAGTATTGAAGATTCATATAAGGTGAAGTTTACTGCTTCTTTAGACACAATAAAATCACGATTTGCACAAAGAATGCATGGTAAATTACCACAGCCCGTTGAGAAAATGCTTGAGAAACAATATGAAGAATGGGAAAACATAAAAGGAGACATGAATGTAGATACAACGGAGAATAACGACATTGAAAAAATAGCAAGATTAATATTAGATGTATAGGATATTCATATAATTGCTCAAATAATGAGCTATACGGGATTATCTAAAACGAGGCATTTGCGCAAGGGTTCATGAAGGTGCAATCTTATGACGTATTTTAGATTTACACGTAATTGTATTTGGAAAAACCTTGCTATTGGGGTCTTCAAGGGTATAAATATTAATATATTGGATTAGGAGGGGGTCAATGATGAAATCTTTTATTTCGGTTTTAATTTCAGTTATAATAATTCCAACTTTAATGATTACATTTGGAATGGTATGGAGAAAACACCCACCTAAAAATATAAATTGGATATACGGTTATAGGTCTAGAAGGTCTATGAAGAATAACAAGACATGGGAATTTGCTCACTTATATCAAGCAAAAGTGTGGCGTTGGAGTGGGATTATTCTTTTAATATTTTCTCTAATTTTCGCATTACTATTTAAAAAAAGTTATAAAGAAATACCAGCTTGGATTTTTTATATTGAGTTAGCCATCATGGTATTATCAATATTGCCAACTGAATTAGCACTTTCTAAGAGATTTGACAAAGAGGGCAAATTAAGATAAAACACACTATTCTCTGAAAGAATAGAGATATATCTGGAAAGGGAGAAAGCCATAGATAATTACTAAGGTGGCTGTTGTATATAACAACAGCCTTAGCTTTAAGGATTTCTGCGATACAACAACATAAAAAGATCTAGGAATATTGTAGTTATTTGAAAAATTACAATACTCTCCAGATCTATTTAAATTAACTCTTTATTTTAATGCATCTGCAAGCTGGATAAATCTTTCAATATCTTGTTCTACAAGCTTTAATGAGCTTCTCCAGAAATCTACTGAACGAACATCAATACCTACCATTTTAGTAACATCGGCGATATTGTTTTTTCCAGTAGCTACGAGCAGTTTATTGTATTCAGGGACAAAAGCATCTCCACGTTTTAGATACTCTGCGTATATGCCCTTTGCAAATAAAAGTCCAAATGCATATGGGAAGTTATAAAAGTTTCTTTCAGCAGAATAGTAATGTGTTTTATTAACCCACATATAGGGATGTAAATACTCATGATCCAGACCATCACCATAAGCTTCCTTCTGTGCATCTAGCATCATTTCCTTAAAATCCTTTACAGATAATGCAGCATCCTTTCTTCTTTCAAACAAATTAGTTTCAAATATATAGCGACTCAATATATCTACTATAACTTGCCCTGCATCAGATATGGAGGATTCTAAAATACTAAATGCTTCCTCTTGAGATGCTTCTTTTAAAGCTGCATTTACAACTATTGTTTCACAAAAGATAGACGCTGTTTCAGCTAATGGCATAGGATAGGTACAGTTTAATATAGGTTCATTTTTTAAGCAATGTCCATGGTATCCATGCCCAAGCTCATGAGCCAAAGTAGTCATATTGCTAAAGCTACCATTGAAGTTAGACATGATACGACTTTCTTTTATTGAGCGAAGATTAGAGCAAAATGCTCCTCCACGTTTTCCTTCTCTTGGCTCTGCATCTATCCAGTTATTTTCAAAGGCATTTTTGGCAAAATCAGCAAGCTCATCACTAAAGGTTCTAAAGTTTTTTACAATATAATCTCTAGCTTCCTCATATGTAAAAGTAATATTTACATCTCCCATAGGAGCAAACATATCATAAAAAGGAAGTCCATTAGAATGGCCTAAAAGCTCAGCTTTTCTTCTATAGTATTTGCGAAAGGCAGGTAGGCTTTCCTTCATTGCAGCAAGCATTGCATCAAGGGTTTCCTTATCCATTCTTGAACTAACTAAAGTTTCTTCTAGAGGAGAAGAATATCCTCTAAGCTCTGAGGTAGTTATTACTTCACCTTTAATACCATTTAAACAAGCAGCAGATGATTCTTCAATTTTTTTATAAGCCTCTAGCTCTGCATAGTAAGCTGTTTTTCTTATTTCAGGGTCTTTTTCAAATGCCATGTTTCTCACTGCAGGAAGTGGTAGCTTTTTCTCTTCTCCATTTAATTCAACATCTACTAATAGAGTAGATGTAATCATATTTTGAAGATTAGTCCAAGCTGTAGAGCCTGTGTTTT
Coding sequences within:
- a CDS encoding metallopeptidase TldD-related protein, producing MIEKIKNILWNVNGIDGWKIDERIIESKELFFIKKELDMNRAKDVHHIKVTVYKDFEEDGKKYRGSSTTSIHPTMIEEEIKEAINSALYGASFVKNEYYPLVKPKVEIQPIMENKFTKPSLSSWMPILTDEIFRSDNYTNGWINSAELFLNKIYTRILNSEGLEVSYETYRGELEFITNWKENGEEVELYKDLIFSDYDEELITKSVDEMLTMSRDKAIAKPTPVLKDVEVILSGEPVKEFFSYYYDQAGAHSVYEQFSIAKLDKSIQGDNIKGDKVNMYLDPYLENSTLSAPYDSDGLRLKKVSLYGDGILKRYWGNTRYSHYLGIEPTGSIRNIIVDGGSKEIEKLKIGKYLEIKVFSDFQMDTLTGDFAGEIRLGWYSDGEKVIPVTGGSISGNINEVHKEMYLSKELQKTNNFKGPESIKLLNVSIAGVE
- a CDS encoding ABC transporter ATP-binding protein, giving the protein MRVKMKSEIKSYLKLLSKYLHGQKMKVLLLSLVLICGIILQLINPQIVRSFIDTALNNDNYSLLTKMAILYVSLAIIQQLLSLVTTYLAQKVGWSATNSLREDLVEHCLHLDMDFYKGKRPGELIEIIDGDVNILFNFFSRMGIVLVSNSILLIGVLLMYFREDFRIGIAQVIFSAIAFWALMKFKNIGTKYWKENRRITTKIFGFVGESISNTEDVKGNGAKDYVMHRLHKLQKEWLPSRKKSSVAGWSMFMVMLALQAIGFAISFIIGTYLWKRNVVSIGTIYLFFNYANYLVRPIDAIQRQLQDMQSAGASISRIEELLLRESIVRDSKSNLIIDKNPHLTVDNITFGYEKDEEILKNISFKIEDSKNIGLLGRTGSGKTTLARLLIRFYDVNSGEIRLGNHNIKDISLQELRSKVAYVTQEVQLFNGTIRDNLTFYNEAISDDLIYEAIREIGLQEWFDKFPKGLDTVLGTNGVGLSAGEAQLLAFIRVLLKNPYMIILDEVSSRLDPETERQLQNTIIKLLQGRIGIIIAHRTWTINFVDEIMILENGKILEYGKREELESDIDSQFYNLLKTGLQEEAVV
- a CDS encoding ABC transporter transmembrane domain-containing protein, whose translation is MKNFKMILKILKNKPIAFLNSYITYQLATMFPLVTGLLMREIFSNYEKGKTDTTVWWFIGFFIAVLLARIVSVYFYSITNATSRFVSSSLVRVNLLNKIMEKPGAKALNKSNGDTLNSFREDIGQIEDFITVCFNEFLSVFIFSALSLFVLIKINYKITLLVFSPLISVIIIVRMTGNRITKYRKDNRKATGVVSSALGEMFTNIQAIKVYGSEESMKENFKKLNTAREKFAIRDNMFTQLLMSIYENILSIGTGMILIVVSFSIKEEKFNLGDFTIFIYYMNFISSFIQYFGNVMTKYKHTAVAIKSISDISEGINRENLVENTPLYIKEEIPEIQENNLEDGDKLTALSTENLTYLYPETGGGIENISLNVEKNTFTVVTGRVGSGKTTLLRTLLGLLKPQDGKVYWNNNLVNKPDEFFIPPRIAYSPQIPHFFSTTVEENILLGKDKNKSDINNAIYLAVMEKDIENIQNGIHTVIGTNGVKLSGGQQQRLSAARMFVRDAELFVFDDISSALDVETEEALWTRLFEKENATCIAVSNRRGALKRADNIILLKDGKVMAQGKLDELLGNNEEMKLIWGESI
- a CDS encoding GyrI-like domain-containing protein yields the protein MVEIIKIYKEKFPSLRLIGKRYTDKDRDSFGSFSNKWNEWFEKGYFKTLEELGSLPENEGAYLGCMRCTDEFEYWIGMFFPEQTPVPEDYMYVDIPSGYVGICWIYGREDNGEIYGQEPHDICMSKIKDEGWKVENNAWVFERYNCPRFTTPDENGKIILDYCIYLRDE
- a CDS encoding DUF4177 domain-containing protein, producing the protein MERWEYSTIKIKLKGFSGGILETEDFDYELNKLGEQGWELVSCFSTNGANGYGREAIAVFKRKK
- a CDS encoding SdpI family protein → MMKSFISVLISVIIIPTLMITFGMVWRKHPPKNINWIYGYRSRRSMKNNKTWEFAHLYQAKVWRWSGIILLIFSLIFALLFKKSYKEIPAWIFYIELAIMVLSILPTELALSKRFDKEGKLR
- a CDS encoding M3 family oligoendopeptidase; this translates as MNMRWNLDKLYPSFESKEFNSDMERLYEQIDELKEWTELNFNSTENAVEKAEKYVKNFSEFYTLYTRLLAYARLTASVDAKNEQALKVYDKLDIKYSEITKALVSYQKWIGSIDNLDNLLASSDILKEHSFIIKEAANNAKYLLDEKEEMIISKMKNTGSTAWTNLQNMITSTLLVDVELNGEEKKLPLPAVRNMAFEKDPEIRKTAYYAELEAYKKIEESSAACLNGIKGEVITTSELRGYSSPLEETLVSSRMDKETLDAMLAAMKESLPAFRKYYRRKAELLGHSNGLPFYDMFAPMGDVNITFTYEEARDYIVKNFRTFSDELADFAKNAFENNWIDAEPREGKRGGAFCSNLRSIKESRIMSNFNGSFSNMTTLAHELGHGYHGHCLKNEPILNCTYPMPLAETASIFCETIVVNAALKEASQEEAFSILESSISDAGQVIVDILSRYIFETNLFERRKDAALSVKDFKEMMLDAQKEAYGDGLDHEYLHPYMWVNKTHYYSAERNFYNFPYAFGLLFAKGIYAEYLKRGDAFVPEYNKLLVATGKNNIADVTKMVGIDVRSVDFWRSSLKLVEQDIERFIQLADALK